One genomic region from Microbacterium sp. BK668 encodes:
- a CDS encoding GNAT family N-acetyltransferase: MPSTIRVRPAQQGDGAFLGDMVVEAANWRRGGSRPRHEVLTSSEHSRYVAGWMRPGDAGFVAVDGQDTPIGAAWYRMLPRTDPGLGYVGTGVPELIIGVRPIWRAHGVGRQLLQRLCDHARAEGFARISLSVERDNFATTLYRSEGFAVTQSGIGRDTMVKRLR; encoded by the coding sequence ATGCCCTCGACCATCCGCGTGCGCCCCGCTCAGCAGGGCGACGGCGCCTTCCTCGGCGACATGGTCGTCGAGGCGGCGAACTGGCGGCGGGGAGGCTCGCGCCCGCGCCACGAGGTGCTGACGAGCTCGGAGCACAGCCGCTACGTCGCGGGCTGGATGCGTCCGGGCGACGCCGGCTTCGTGGCCGTCGACGGGCAGGACACGCCGATCGGCGCCGCCTGGTACCGCATGCTCCCCCGCACCGACCCGGGCCTCGGCTACGTCGGCACGGGCGTCCCCGAGCTCATCATCGGCGTGCGACCGATCTGGCGTGCGCACGGCGTCGGCCGGCAGCTGCTCCAGCGGCTGTGCGACCACGCCCGCGCGGAGGGCTTCGCCCGCATCAGCTTGAGCGTCGAGCGCGACAACTTCGCCACGACCCTCTACCGCTCGGAGGGCTTCGCCGTGACGCAGAGCGGCATCGGGCGCGACACGATGGTCAAGCGGCTCCGCTGA